From the genome of Chroicocephalus ridibundus chromosome 1, bChrRid1.1, whole genome shotgun sequence, one region includes:
- the ADAMTS1 gene encoding A disintegrin and metalloproteinase with thrombospondin motifs 1 — MRTGGRLPLPALLGLCLCLCRCRADVPAERRALVLPRRLGAAGGGGRERFRLEAFGERLTLELEPDSSFLAPDFTLQYLGGPPPPPEDDLSRCFYSGTVNRDPSSAAALSLCAGMRGAFSLRGRQYLIQPAPGTAHRRGPHLLRLRGTPRAAPAARCAVAEAEAGREAEAAGTEAPGHAETRSRRKKRFVSSPRYVETMLVADQSMAEFHGSGLKHYLLTLFSVAAKLYKHPSIRNSISLVVVKIMVIYEERKGPDISSNAALTLRNFCSWQKQHNPPSDRHAEHYDTAILFTRQDLCGAKTCDTLGMADVGTVCDLNRSCSIIEDDGLQAAFTTAHELGHVFNMPHDDAKQCAGINGISRDFHMMASMLSNLDRSQPWSPCSAYMITTFLDNGHGECLLDKPHKPIQLPSDLPGTLYDANRQCQFTFGDESKHCPDAASTCTTLWCTGTSGGLLVCQTKHFPWADGTSCGEGKWCMNGKCVNKTEKKHYDTPVHGSWGSWGAWGECSRTCGGGVQYSFRECDNPVPRNGGKYCEGKRVQYRSCNIEDCPDNDGKTFREEQCEKHNEFSKSPFGSGPAVEWTPKFAGVSPKDRCKLVCRAKGTGYFFVLQPKVVDGTPCSPDSTSVCVQGQCVKAGCDRMIGSNKKFDKCGICGGNGSTCKKVSGTLVRAKPGYHDVVTIPAGATNIEVKQRNHRGARHDGSFLAIKAADGTYILNGDYTLSTLEQDITYKGSVLRYSGSSAALERIRSFSPLKEPLTIQVLTVGDLPQPKIKFTYFVKKPAQPGSEKAPSRKKESFNAIREIISSEWVIEEWGECSKSCGSGWQRRAVECRDPRGRPATDCARELKPSDVRPCADVPCPQWQLGDWSPCSKTCGKGFKKRLLKCISYDGSVLPQESCEPSKKPKHLIDFCNVTDCS; from the exons ATGAGGACCGGGGGGCGCCTGCCGCTGCCGGCGCTATTGGGGCTGTGCCTCTGCCTCTGCCGGTGCCGCGCCGATGTCCCCGCCGAGCGGCGGGCGCTGGTGCTGCCGCGGCGCCtgggcgctgccggcggcggcggccgggagcgcTTCCGCCTGGAGGCCTTCGGGGAGCGGCTGACGCTGGAGCTGGAGCCCGACAGCAGCTTCCTGGCCCCGGACTTCACCCTGCAGTACCTgggcgggccgccgccgccgccggaggaCGACCTCTCCCGCTGCTTCTACTCCGGCACCGTCAACCGGGACCCCAGCTCCGCCGCCGCTCTCAGCCTCTGCGCGGGGATGCGCGGCGCCTTCTCCCTGCGGGGACGACAGTACCTCATCCAGCCGGCCCCCGGCACCGCGCACCGCCGCGGACCCCACCTCCTCCGCCTCCGCGGGACCccgcgggccgcccccgccgcccgctgcgCCGTGGCCGAGGCCGAGGCCgggagggaggcggaggcggcggggacgGAGGCCCCCGGCCACGCAG aaacgagaagcagaaggaagaaaaggttcGTGTCCAGCCCCCGCTACGTGGAGACCATGCTGGTCGCCGACCAGTCCATGGCTGAGTTCCACGGCAGCGGGCTGAAGCACTATCTCCTGACACTGTTCTCCGTGGCGGCCAAGCTCTACAAGCACCCCAGCATCCGCAACTCCATCAGCCTGGTGGTGGTGAAAATCATGGTAATTTACGAGGAGCGGAAGGGACCCGATATCTCTTCCAACGCCGCCCTGACTCTGAGAAACTTCTGCAGCTGGCAGAAGCAGCACAACCCGCCCAGTGACCGGCATGCGGAGCACTACGACACGGCCATCCTCTTCACCAGGCAG gaccTCTGTGGTGCCAAGACATGTGATACTCTTGGGATGGCCGATGTGGGAACAGTTTGTGATCTAAACCGCAGTTGCTCTATCATAGAAGACGACGGTTTGCAGGCTGCCTTTACGACAGCCCACGAACTAG gccacgTGTTTAACATGCCTCATGACGATGCAAAGCAGTGTGCTGGTATTAATGGAATAAGCCGGGATTTCCACATGATGGCATCTATGCTTTCCAATCTGGATCGCAGCCAGCCATGGTCTCCATGTAGTGCCTACATGATTACAACATTTTTGGATAACGGTCATG gtGAGTGCTTGTTGGACAAGCCCCACAAACCAATCCAGCTTCCTTCTGACTTGCCTGGCACATTGTACGATGCCAACAGACAGTGCCAGTTTACGTTTGGAGATGAGTCCAAGCACTGCCCCGATGCAGCCAGTACGTGTACGACGCTGTGGTGTACTGGCACTTCTGGAGGACTGCTGGTGTGCCAAACCAAACACTTCCCTTGGGCAGACGGCACCAGTTGCGGGGAAGGGAAGTGGTGCATGAATGGCAAGTGTGTGaataaaactgagaagaagcATTATGAt ACGCCGGTGCATGGGAGCTGGGGCTCCTGGGGAGCATGGGGAGAGTGCTCCCGGACCTGCGGCGGTGGAGTGCAGTACTCCTTCAGGGAGTGCGACAACCCTGTCCCCAGGAACGGGGGGAAGTACTGTGAAGGGAAGCGGGTGCAGTACAGATCATGTAACATCGAGGACTGTCCAGACAATGATG GCAAAACCTTTAGGGAGGAACAATGTGAAAAGCACAATGAGTTTTCCAAGTCTCCCTTTGGAAGTGGACCTGCAGTGGAATGGACACCCAAGTTTGCTGGTGTCTCTCCGAAGGACAGATGCAAGCTGGTCTGCCGAGCAAAAGGAACAGGATACTTCTTTGTTTTACAGCCAAAG GTTGTGGATGGTACCCCATGTAGCCCCGATTCCACCTCCGTCTGCGTCCAGGGACAGTGCGTAAAGGCTGGCTGCGACCGTATGATAGGATCCAATAAGAAGTTTGACAAATGCGGTATCTGCGGCGGCAATGGCTCCACTTGCAAGAAAGTGTCTGGCACACTTGTTAGAGCAAA ACCTGGCTACCATGACGTTGTCACCATTCCAGCTGGGGCGACGAACATCGAGGTGAAGCAGCGAAACCACAGGGGTGCAAGGCACGATGGCAGCTTCCTTGCCATCAAAGCCGCAGATGGCACCTACATCCTCAATGGCGATTACACTCTGTCAACGCTGGAGCAGGACATCACCTACAAGGGCAGCGTGCTGAGGTACAGCGGCTCCTCCGCTGCCCTGGAGAGGATCCGCAGTTTCAGCCCTCTGAAGGAGCCTCTGACCATCCAGGTCCTCACGGTGGGGGACCTGCCGCAGCCCAAGATCAAGTTCACCTATTTCGTGAAGAAGCCCGCGCAGCCTGGGTCGGAGAAGGCGCCCAGTAGAAAGAAAGAGTCCTTCAACGCCATCAGGGAGATCATCTCCTCCGAGTGGGTCATCGAGGAGTGGGGCGAGTGCTCCAAGTCGTGCGGCTCAGGCTGGCAGAGGCGGGCGGTGGAgtgccgggacccccgggggcgGCCAGCCACCGACTGCGCCCGGGAGCTGAAGCCCAGCGACGTCCGTCCCTGCGCCGATGTGCCCTGCCCGCAGTGGCAGCTGGGGGACTGGTCGCCCTGCTCTAAGACGTGCGGGAAAGGTTTCAAGAAGAGATTGTTGAAATGTATTTCTTACGACGGTAGCGTGCTGCCGCAAGAAAGCTGTGAGCCTTCCAAGAAACCAAAACACTTAATAGACTTCTGCAATGTTACGGACTGCAGTTAA